In Leptospira perdikensis, one genomic interval encodes:
- a CDS encoding M24 family metallopeptidase codes for MRKAGKFAAELLVYLEPFVKAGVTTLELNDLAEAYTKKNGHRSAPLGYKGFPKSICSSINHVVCHGIPKKEDVLANGDI; via the coding sequence ATGAGGAAGGCGGGAAAATTTGCCGCCGAACTCCTCGTCTACCTAGAACCCTTTGTCAAAGCAGGGGTCACCACTCTCGAACTGAACGATCTCGCAGAAGCCTATACCAAAAAAAATGGCCATAGATCGGCCCCACTCGGATACAAAGGGTTTCCTAAATCCATTTGTTCTTCGATCAACCATGTCGTTTGCCACGGAATTCCGAAAAAGGAAGATGTCCTCGCCAATGGAGACATTG